From a single Candidatus Zixiibacteriota bacterium genomic region:
- a CDS encoding ankyrin repeat domain-containing protein codes for MEGCSTIPIPGASLLGPAAAGDTERVRELIAGGASANQRLLGITPVGVAVIGGHVATVKALIEGGADVNERLENRNTPLMLAARRGNAEMVATLLSLGADPNLSNDSGETALHMAAFEGQERIAALLLDAGADPNSRDRQGVTPLLAAAGRGKTELVRALIRSGADLDARGLADGVTPLLLAAGLGHAEVAMALIAAKADVDAVASRTGVTPLMVSSARGDLALARALLAAGARVNARDHRGRTALGLAREAGRHEVARLLEEAGATE; via the coding sequence ATGGAGGGCTGTTCCACGATTCCGATCCCCGGAGCCTCGCTGCTCGGGCCGGCGGCGGCGGGCGATACCGAGCGTGTGAGAGAGCTGATCGCCGGGGGAGCATCGGCCAATCAACGTCTGCTCGGCATCACGCCGGTCGGAGTCGCGGTCATCGGCGGTCACGTCGCTACCGTCAAGGCCTTGATCGAGGGCGGGGCCGACGTGAACGAACGGCTCGAAAATCGGAACACGCCCCTGATGCTGGCAGCGCGCAGGGGCAACGCCGAGATGGTCGCGACGCTGCTCTCCCTCGGGGCGGACCCCAACCTCTCCAACGACTCCGGAGAGACGGCGCTGCACATGGCCGCCTTCGAAGGACAGGAGCGGATCGCAGCTCTGCTCCTCGACGCGGGCGCCGACCCTAACTCCAGGGACCGCCAGGGCGTGACTCCGTTGCTCGCCGCGGCCGGTCGCGGCAAGACCGAGCTGGTCCGGGCGCTGATTCGGAGCGGAGCCGACCTCGACGCGCGGGGCCTGGCGGACGGCGTCACCCCGTTGCTGCTCGCGGCGGGCCTCGGGCACGCCGAGGTCGCCATGGCCCTGATTGCGGCCAAGGCCGACGTGGACGCAGTCGCGTCAAGAACAGGCGTGACTCCTTTGATGGTCAGCTCCGCAAGAGGAGATTTGGCGCTCGCCAGGGCGTTGCTGGCCGCGGGCGCGCGGGTCAATGCGAGGGACCACCGCGGGCGGACCGCTCTGGGGCTCGCCCGGGAAGCCGGGCGCCACGAGGTGGCCAGGCTCCTCGAGGAAGCCGGCGCGACCGAGTAG
- a CDS encoding thioredoxin domain-containing protein yields the protein MAQTLKAGLRIAVLSALLLSAPARGGAEPLAVVDGIAIEAEEVEKPLAAQLGKLEEQIYNLKRQRLEALINERLLAREAARRGISVPALLDGEVTSKVGLVSEQEVESFFQANRAQLQGDQEKLREQIRAHLQNQKLAQRRQEFLGLLRSKASIAVHLKPPPVVRVEVGTEGAPSRGPENAPVTIIEFSDFHCPFCKRVLTTLAQIESRYRDKVRLVFRDFPIDSLHPGARKAHEAARCANEQGKFWPYHDKLFATAPRASEEELKGYARELGLDARAFESCFGGGKYRDAVQADIEAGRRAGVTGTPAFFINGRVVSGAQPLETFAAVIEDELARGPARP from the coding sequence GTGGCGCAAACGCTCAAAGCCGGTCTCCGCATTGCGGTGCTCTCGGCCCTGCTGCTTTCGGCCCCGGCGCGCGGCGGCGCCGAGCCGCTGGCGGTGGTGGATGGAATCGCCATCGAGGCCGAGGAGGTCGAGAAGCCTCTCGCGGCGCAGCTCGGCAAGCTCGAAGAGCAGATCTACAATTTGAAGCGGCAGCGGCTCGAAGCCCTCATCAACGAGAGGCTGCTGGCGCGGGAAGCCGCCAGGCGCGGCATCTCCGTTCCCGCGCTGCTCGACGGCGAGGTCACTTCCAAGGTCGGGCTGGTGAGCGAGCAGGAGGTCGAAAGCTTCTTCCAGGCGAATCGCGCCCAGCTCCAGGGAGATCAGGAGAAACTGCGGGAGCAGATCCGGGCCCATCTGCAGAACCAGAAGCTCGCTCAGCGGCGGCAGGAGTTCCTCGGCCTGCTTCGCTCAAAGGCCAGCATCGCCGTCCATCTCAAACCGCCGCCGGTGGTTCGCGTCGAGGTAGGGACGGAGGGGGCGCCGTCCAGGGGTCCCGAAAACGCGCCGGTGACGATCATCGAGTTCTCTGATTTCCACTGTCCGTTCTGCAAGCGCGTCCTGACCACGCTCGCCCAGATCGAATCCCGCTACCGCGACAAGGTCAGGCTCGTTTTCCGGGACTTTCCCATCGACAGCCTGCATCCCGGTGCGCGCAAGGCGCACGAGGCGGCGCGGTGCGCCAACGAACAGGGGAAGTTCTGGCCGTACCACGACAAGCTTTTCGCCACGGCTCCCAGAGCGAGCGAGGAAGAATTGAAAGGTTACGCCCGAGAGCTGGGGTTGGACGCGAGAGCTTTCGAGAGCTGCTTCGGCGGCGGGAAGTACCGTGACGCCGTGCAGGCGGATATCGAGGCAGGAAGGCGTGCCGGGGTGACGGGAACCCCGGCTTTTTTCATCAACGGGCGGGTGGTCTCGGGCGCGCAACCGCTCGAAACCTTCGCTGCCGTCATCGAGGACGAGCTGGCTCGCGGCCCGGCGAGGCCGTAA
- a CDS encoding tripartite tricarboxylate transporter TctB family protein: MKNVLSLRFLFAFAVALVAAYALYASLFWPFRTALFPRVLGVPLLILAIVEMSLNAAGVREHGSGYAVDFEFTADVAPEVARRRTLALFGWLAGFFGLILLVGFPPAVALFVLFYLRLAGGESWSLSVLLTGLAWAFMEGLFNRLLHVPFPQGWLFSLIQG; this comes from the coding sequence ATGAAGAACGTCTTGAGCCTCCGTTTCCTGTTCGCCTTCGCCGTGGCCCTGGTCGCTGCCTACGCGCTCTACGCCTCGCTCTTCTGGCCGTTCCGGACGGCGTTGTTTCCCCGCGTTCTGGGCGTTCCGCTGCTGATCCTGGCGATCGTCGAGATGTCGCTCAACGCCGCCGGCGTGCGCGAGCATGGGTCGGGATACGCCGTCGATTTCGAGTTTACGGCCGACGTGGCGCCCGAAGTCGCGCGGCGGAGAACGCTGGCGCTGTTCGGCTGGCTCGCCGGCTTCTTCGGGCTCATTCTGCTCGTGGGTTTCCCTCCGGCGGTCGCGCTCTTTGTGCTTTTTTATCTCCGGCTGGCGGGCGGGGAAAGCTGGAGCCTCAGCGTCCTTCTGACCGGCCTCGCGTGGGCCTTCATGGAAGGGCTGTTCAACCGCCTGCTCCACGTCCCGTTTCCCCAGGGTTGGCTCTTCTCGCTCATCCAGGGGTAG
- a CDS encoding tripartite tricarboxylate transporter permease has translation MFDSFIQGLWVIFEGRTFLMMGLGIILGFWVGLLPGLGGSTTLALMLPFVYKMSPVEAFAFLLGMHSVVSTTGDITSVLFGIPGEGTTAATIPDGHTMAKKGEAGRALGAVLMSSLIGALIGAFALALAVPVVRPLVLSFGSPELFMLAVVGIAFISSLSGQGTRALLRGVLAGLLGLLISLVGQDPQAGVQRFTFGQLYLWGGLDLVPVLVGLFAVPELVDLAVRGTSIAGELPKDNLASGVWLGIRDTFRHLGLTVRCSLIGTFIGIMPGLGGGVAQWIAYGHAVQSARNAEERERFGKGDVRGVLGPGAANNSKEGGSLIPTITFGVPGSSSMAILLGAFFLQGIVPGPDMLDKHLVLTFSMVWTMVVANVITVAISLVFLKQLARLTTVRGSILIPFIVFLAFIGSYTSNNHIGDLLVFLIFGLVGFSMIKCGWPRAPLVLGFVLGRIAENNFYISTVRYGSAWLARPMVLLLVVLTVVVVIYPFVRGAKGAAARAAEAA, from the coding sequence GTGTTCGATTCCTTCATTCAAGGCCTCTGGGTCATCTTCGAGGGCCGGACCTTCCTCATGATGGGGCTGGGGATCATTCTCGGCTTCTGGGTGGGATTGCTGCCGGGGCTCGGTGGCTCGACGACTCTCGCCTTGATGCTCCCCTTCGTTTACAAGATGAGCCCGGTCGAAGCCTTTGCCTTCCTGCTCGGCATGCACTCCGTGGTTTCGACCACCGGCGACATCACGTCGGTGCTCTTTGGAATTCCCGGGGAGGGGACGACGGCCGCGACGATTCCCGACGGCCACACCATGGCAAAGAAGGGCGAGGCCGGACGGGCGCTCGGGGCGGTGTTGATGAGCTCGCTTATCGGCGCGCTGATCGGGGCTTTCGCCCTCGCTCTCGCGGTTCCGGTAGTTCGGCCGCTGGTGCTTTCGTTCGGCTCGCCGGAGCTGTTCATGCTCGCCGTGGTCGGGATCGCGTTCATTTCGTCTTTGAGCGGACAGGGAACGCGAGCCTTACTGCGCGGCGTTCTGGCCGGGTTGCTGGGGCTGCTGATCTCTCTGGTGGGTCAGGATCCCCAGGCCGGCGTTCAGCGCTTCACGTTCGGCCAGCTCTATCTCTGGGGCGGCCTGGACCTCGTCCCGGTTCTGGTCGGGCTTTTTGCCGTCCCCGAGCTCGTGGACCTCGCGGTGCGAGGCACGTCGATCGCCGGCGAGCTGCCGAAGGACAACCTCGCGTCGGGCGTGTGGCTGGGAATCCGGGACACGTTTCGCCATTTGGGCCTCACGGTCCGTTGCAGCCTGATCGGCACCTTTATCGGCATCATGCCCGGGCTCGGGGGAGGAGTGGCGCAGTGGATCGCGTACGGCCACGCCGTGCAAAGCGCGCGGAACGCCGAGGAGCGTGAGCGGTTCGGCAAGGGCGATGTTCGCGGAGTTCTCGGCCCGGGCGCCGCGAACAACTCCAAAGAGGGCGGGTCGCTGATCCCGACGATCACGTTCGGAGTCCCCGGCAGCTCGTCGATGGCGATTCTCCTCGGTGCTTTCTTCCTGCAAGGAATCGTCCCCGGGCCGGACATGCTGGACAAACACCTGGTGCTGACGTTTTCCATGGTCTGGACCATGGTCGTGGCCAACGTCATTACCGTGGCGATCAGCCTGGTGTTCCTCAAGCAGCTCGCCAGGCTCACGACCGTCCGGGGATCGATCTTGATCCCGTTCATCGTGTTTCTCGCCTTCATCGGCTCGTACACGTCCAACAACCACATCGGCGACCTGCTGGTCTTTCTGATCTTCGGCCTCGTCGGCTTCTCGATGATCAAGTGCGGCTGGCCGCGGGCTCCGCTGGTTCTCGGTTTCGTTCTGGGCAGGATCGCCGAAAACAACTTCTACATTTCCACCGTCCGTTACGGCTCGGCCTGGCTTGCGCGGCCGATGGTGCTGCTCCTGGTCGTGCTCACGGTCGTCGTGGTGATCTATCCCTTCGTGCGCGGGGCGAAGGGCGCGGCCGCTCGGGCGGCGGAGGCGGCATGA
- a CDS encoding tripartite tricarboxylate transporter substrate-binding protein, with protein MTKKQSAARVWRALAWLAAVASVSAFQLSRPETAFAAGYYEGKTLTVVVGYKPGGGYDRYARLIGKYLPRHLPGNPTVIIQNMPGANSIIAANHVFSVAKPDGLTIGTFNNGLVIAQLTRVEGVKYDLTKLSWLGSAASDAAILALRSDLPFKTVADLRKAKEPIVIGATGPGSSTYDFPALLKEFAGLNLKLVSGYSSSADVMLAIERKEVDGRAGSYASILPYITNGLVRPLIRTRVRVPEIEKLPVDEDLATTPKGKALMAVRSAPEAIYRPFAAPPGVPADALKTLRDGFAAALRDKDLLAEAAKGKLPIDYVSAEEALKIVREVLSQPPDVAREIGKYIKFGD; from the coding sequence ATGACGAAGAAGCAGAGCGCGGCGCGCGTGTGGAGAGCGTTGGCGTGGCTCGCCGCCGTCGCGTCGGTTTCCGCGTTCCAGTTGTCCCGGCCCGAAACCGCCTTTGCGGCGGGCTACTACGAAGGCAAGACGCTGACGGTCGTGGTCGGATACAAGCCCGGAGGGGGATACGACCGCTACGCCAGGCTGATCGGGAAGTATCTCCCCAGGCATCTGCCGGGAAACCCGACCGTGATCATCCAGAACATGCCGGGCGCCAACAGTATCATCGCGGCCAATCATGTCTTTAGCGTCGCCAAGCCCGACGGGCTGACCATCGGGACGTTCAACAACGGGCTGGTCATCGCGCAGTTGACGAGGGTCGAGGGAGTCAAGTACGACCTGACGAAGCTGAGCTGGTTGGGCAGCGCGGCGAGCGATGCGGCGATTTTGGCCCTGCGCTCCGACCTCCCGTTCAAGACGGTCGCGGATTTGCGCAAAGCCAAGGAGCCGATCGTCATCGGCGCCACCGGACCGGGAAGCTCCACGTACGATTTTCCCGCGCTCCTCAAGGAGTTCGCCGGGCTCAACTTGAAGCTCGTCTCGGGCTATTCGTCGAGCGCCGACGTGATGCTCGCGATCGAACGCAAGGAGGTGGACGGTCGAGCAGGCTCTTACGCCTCGATCCTGCCGTACATCACCAACGGGCTGGTCCGGCCGCTGATCCGGACCCGGGTGCGGGTGCCAGAGATCGAGAAGCTCCCCGTCGACGAGGATCTCGCGACCACTCCGAAAGGAAAGGCGCTCATGGCGGTGCGCTCGGCTCCCGAGGCGATCTACCGGCCGTTTGCCGCTCCTCCCGGGGTCCCTGCCGATGCCCTGAAAACGCTGCGCGACGGCTTCGCCGCGGCGCTCAGGGACAAGGACCTGCTCGCGGAGGCCGCCAAGGGCAAGCTTCCCATCGACTACGTGAGCGCGGAAGAAGCGCTCAAGATCGTGCGCGAAGTTCTCAGTCAACCGCCGGACGTCGCCCGGGAAATCGGCAAGTACATCAAGTTCGGCGATTGA
- a CDS encoding cation:proton antiporter, whose translation MTFPSEHDFALFLFQLFILLSAALALGGFLRAVRQAAVVGEIAAGVLLGPSVLGAFAPDLAALLFPPSQTHMLGTIAWLGSIFLLLAAGTEVDLATLRHERRVVATTSVFGIAVPFALGLIFGLLLPESYLVRPEQRWLFALFMAVAMSISAIPLVAKMLMDMNLLKAPVGQVIIGAAVANDLIGWIFFTIILGLLGSGFGGAGAIAGAVAMTLTFAAFCLTAGRTLMARLFSVFHALGFPAEGILGLAVLTTFLCAAVAQWIGVHAIFGAFLAGVMIGETGEIANHTRDTVRGFVLYLFAPLFFASMGLRADFLRHFDVGLVSGMLAVACLGKVLGGSLGAALGGMKRPKALSVAFGLMPQGAMGMILGFLALEYSLINEKVFVALVVTSIATSVASGPLIRWALREQREPLSAPVPARR comes from the coding sequence ATGACGTTTCCTTCCGAGCACGATTTCGCGCTGTTTCTCTTTCAACTTTTTATCCTGCTGTCCGCAGCATTGGCCCTGGGCGGCTTCCTGCGGGCAGTGCGGCAGGCTGCGGTGGTCGGCGAGATTGCGGCCGGAGTTTTGCTCGGGCCGTCGGTTCTTGGCGCATTTGCCCCTGATCTGGCCGCATTGCTTTTCCCTCCTTCTCAAACCCACATGCTGGGCACGATCGCATGGCTCGGCAGCATTTTCTTGCTGCTGGCCGCGGGTACGGAAGTCGACCTCGCCACGCTGAGGCACGAGCGGCGCGTGGTCGCGACGACCAGTGTTTTCGGAATCGCCGTCCCCTTCGCGCTCGGCTTGATTTTCGGCTTGCTTTTGCCCGAGAGCTATCTGGTGAGGCCCGAGCAGCGATGGCTTTTTGCGCTGTTCATGGCAGTGGCGATGTCGATTTCAGCCATTCCGCTGGTGGCCAAGATGCTCATGGACATGAATTTGCTCAAGGCCCCCGTAGGCCAGGTCATCATCGGGGCGGCGGTGGCCAACGATCTCATCGGCTGGATTTTCTTCACGATCATCCTGGGCCTGCTCGGCAGCGGATTCGGCGGGGCCGGGGCCATCGCGGGAGCCGTGGCGATGACCCTGACCTTCGCCGCATTTTGCCTGACAGCGGGAAGGACGCTCATGGCACGGCTCTTTTCGGTTTTTCACGCTCTCGGCTTTCCGGCCGAAGGCATCCTCGGTTTGGCGGTTCTCACGACCTTTTTGTGCGCCGCTGTTGCCCAGTGGATAGGGGTGCACGCCATTTTCGGCGCTTTTCTTGCGGGCGTGATGATCGGGGAGACCGGCGAAATCGCCAACCATACGAGGGACACGGTGCGCGGATTCGTGCTCTATCTCTTTGCGCCGCTGTTTTTTGCTTCCATGGGGCTCCGAGCGGATTTCCTCCGCCACTTCGATGTCGGTCTGGTTTCGGGGATGCTTGCCGTCGCCTGTCTCGGGAAGGTCCTCGGCGGCTCCCTGGGCGCGGCGCTCGGGGGAATGAAACGCCCCAAAGCCTTGTCGGTGGCTTTCGGGCTGATGCCCCAGGGAGCCATGGGAATGATTCTCGGTTTCCTGGCACTCGAGTACTCCCTGATCAATGAAAAGGTCTTCGTGGCTCTGGTCGTGACCTCGATCGCGACATCCGTGGCGAGCGGACCGCTCATTCGGTGGGCTCTGCGCGAACAGCGCGAGCCGCTGAGCGCTCCGGTTCCCGCCAGGCGCTGA
- a CDS encoding DUF2294 domain-containing protein: protein MKTKGEIEAEISRAIVQFEIDYMGRGPRETETHIVEDMVLVRLTGVFTRAEEQLIRTDDGAELVKKMRSTLIEKAKPLLCRVVGEITGARVVDLHTDISPASGVRVFVFSVERNLEAELTRRRGA, encoded by the coding sequence ATGAAGACCAAAGGCGAGATCGAGGCGGAAATCAGTCGGGCGATCGTGCAGTTCGAGATCGACTACATGGGTCGGGGGCCGCGCGAGACCGAGACGCACATCGTCGAGGACATGGTTCTGGTACGGCTTACGGGAGTTTTCACGCGGGCCGAGGAGCAGCTCATCCGGACCGACGACGGAGCGGAGCTCGTCAAGAAGATGCGCTCGACGCTCATCGAAAAGGCAAAGCCGTTGCTTTGCCGGGTCGTGGGCGAAATTACCGGCGCCAGAGTCGTCGATCTGCACACCGACATCAGCCCGGCGTCGGGGGTGAGGGTGTTCGTTTTCAGCGTGGAAAGAAACCTTGAAGCCGAGCTGACGCGCCGAAGGGGAGCTTGA
- a CDS encoding S-(hydroxymethyl)glutathione dehydrogenase/class III alcohol dehydrogenase — MKARAAVAWEAGKPLTIEEVEVAGPRDGEVLLQVKATGVCHTDAYTLSGKDPEGLFPAILGHEGGAVVVETGPGVDSVKAGDHVIPLYIPECGRCKFCLSGRTNLCGAIRATQGKGVMPDGTSRFSVNGKTIFHYMGTSTFSEYTVLPEIAVAKIDPAAPLDKVCLLGCGITTGIGAVLNTAKVRPGSTAAVFGLGGIGLSVIQGLVMARAARIIAVDINPAKFVTAKSLGATDFVDASNLARPVQETIVDLTDGGVDYSFECIGNVATMRAALECCHKGWGESVIIGVAGAGEEISTRPFQLVTGRVWRGTAFGGVKGRSQLPGYVERYLRGEIKIDPLITHTFPLDEINRAFELMQEGRSIRSVIAF; from the coding sequence ATGAAAGCGCGCGCTGCGGTGGCCTGGGAAGCAGGCAAGCCGCTGACGATTGAGGAAGTCGAGGTCGCGGGTCCGAGGGACGGCGAAGTCCTCCTCCAGGTCAAGGCGACCGGGGTTTGCCACACCGACGCCTACACGCTCTCGGGGAAGGATCCCGAAGGGCTCTTTCCCGCGATCCTGGGACACGAGGGTGGAGCCGTGGTGGTCGAAACCGGCCCCGGAGTTGACAGCGTGAAGGCCGGGGATCACGTCATCCCGCTCTACATCCCGGAGTGCGGCCGCTGCAAGTTCTGCCTCTCCGGGCGCACCAATCTCTGCGGCGCCATCCGCGCCACCCAGGGCAAGGGCGTGATGCCCGACGGCACGTCGCGCTTTTCCGTGAACGGAAAGACGATCTTTCACTACATGGGAACGTCCACGTTCTCCGAGTACACCGTGCTTCCCGAGATCGCGGTGGCGAAGATCGACCCGGCGGCGCCGCTGGACAAGGTCTGCCTGCTCGGGTGCGGCATCACCACCGGCATCGGAGCGGTGCTCAACACGGCCAAAGTGCGGCCAGGCTCGACCGCCGCGGTGTTCGGGTTGGGCGGTATCGGGCTCAGCGTCATCCAGGGGCTGGTCATGGCCAGGGCGGCGCGCATCATCGCGGTCGACATCAACCCGGCCAAGTTCGTCACGGCGAAGAGCCTCGGGGCGACCGACTTCGTCGACGCATCGAATTTGGCGAGGCCCGTTCAGGAGACGATCGTAGATCTCACCGATGGCGGCGTCGACTATTCGTTCGAGTGCATCGGCAACGTCGCCACGATGCGCGCGGCGCTCGAGTGCTGCCACAAGGGCTGGGGAGAGTCGGTGATCATCGGCGTGGCCGGCGCCGGCGAGGAAATCAGCACCCGGCCCTTTCAGCTGGTGACCGGGCGAGTCTGGCGCGGAACGGCGTTCGGCGGAGTGAAGGGGCGTTCCCAGCTTCCCGGCTACGTCGAGCGCTACCTGCGCGGCGAGATCAAGATCGACCCGCTCATTACGCACACGTTTCCGCTGGACGAGATCAACCGCGCCTTCGAGCTGATGCAGGAAGGCAGGTCGATTCGCTCGGTGATCGCGTTCTGA